The following nucleotide sequence is from Chelonia mydas isolate rCheMyd1 chromosome 5, rCheMyd1.pri.v2, whole genome shotgun sequence.
actgtcatttactatatgtttgtacagtgtctatcACAACAGGGCCCTGACCTGTTTGAGGCCTCTGAGTAATTACACAATACAAGTGTTAAATAACAGTAATGAAAATATAATAAGGAATTCAATTGAGCTGAATAACAGTGGCTCATTTAATCAGTATTTTTTTGTGGTGGCTGCCATCTTATGCTCCAGAATCTaagtttcatttattaaaaattaagtccaagatttaaaaaactggatgTCTAACGTTAGGCTtctgaatccatatttaggcacctaaatcaaatGGAAATCAGTCAGAACCACTTGATGCTCAACacgtttgaaaatcaggccatgtatTTAGGCAGCTATAGGTGTATTTAATAGcataattttaggcacccatttttgacACCTTAGCCCAAGTTCTAGCCCTTaaatttgcaaaaaaaaccaaccccttcAAAATGTAAATTGTGTGTAAAGTGGCACTGTGATGCCTGGttcagtctgcagacagcctgaaacagtagccgtgagaggaaaaaaacaatccCATGTACCTCAATGGTTTGTTCATTCCTAAACCTAATTATGACAATTTATTGCAAGGGCCTCAGACATTGCTGGCACCTCAGTATCCcctgttttctgcctgtggcacacagcaGTTTAGTCCCTGAAGgttgaaatgctttagtctaacccAAGTTATTGGTCTTAATATaatggtaactggttaaaatgtaatggcctgtatacagactagattatctaatggtccattctggccttaaactctgtgaaactATGACATATAATAATTAACTATTTCACTACTCattacagcacacacacaaaaagagacaATCCTTTCTGTAGAAGCTACTATGAATGCTGTCTCATGTTGGTGTCAGGACTGGGCAGCACTTAATTTTACATAAGACATTGGAAAACTACCACTGCTTTTTCCAATTTGACACGTGTTCGAGGATACTGTTTTCAATATAGTTAGTGGTGAATACATTTCATTATTGATGAAGGGGGCTTTGCAACAAATTATTGGTGTACAGTATAAAAATGATAATTAACACAACTGTTGTGAGCAAAAGTTTTgagtaaataacttttttaagaaaagaaaaaaacctactTACtacaaaaaataagaaaaaccTGAGAATAGGAAGATGAATCTTGCACCCGTTACTTTTAAATGTAGTAccggtgtatatatatattcacagagagagacacagtgcATGTGTACAGAAGAGGTAAAATGTCATAACCTTTTTGTGAGATTTTACAGATTCCTACTGGTTCTTTGAGAATCTTTACTGCcgaaaacaaaatattataatGTAGATTTTCTTGATTTTTGCATAGGATCTCAACACTCTTTCTGAAAGTATATTTCTCTTCAGCAGTCACTACCTTGCATATACATTTAATCCTGTTCTCTATAGACTTTTGATTTAAATTGGCCAAATATCTTTTGCAggaattaatttaaatgtttttcctgttctagtttttctttattttatttgctgatgCCAGAAAAGATCCCTCTCAACTTGACTATACTAAGATGCTGCTTTATTTTGCTTCGCATCCTGATGCTGTTGAGGGAGTCTACCGAGCGCTTAGTATTGCTACTGGAACATACATCCATAGAAGAAAAGAGGTTTCTCCTCCACATGTGGTAAAATGTGATTATATGAATTAGTAAATAGAGCCATTATGGTGCTGGCAAGTTATAATTTCTTGTCTGATGtcttagggtcagattctgatacctttactcatTTTGGGTAGCAACTTTCTTTAGAAATAGTACCATTGACTATGCACTAACAACATCAGTAGAAATACTCAAAATAAGATGCTTCTCAATACGAGTAAGGGTATGAGGATATATTCCTTGAGCAATAACACAATTGCAGAGCATTTCCTGGTAATTAATGTCCAGTACAGGCGAATTGAGGGCATCCTTTGGTCTAACCTCAGACCACTAAAGCCAGCTAGCTATTAATCCCCAGTAGATACACTGCACTGTGGTTGTTACTATTGCTATTATAAGCAAAAAATAATAAGCTTATTTAAATGTATCtgtgatgcatggctagaaagggttaaatgtCCTGCAGAAtgaataaccctcaaaagacatgtggggagataatgtttgtgtttttgtctgTTTACATGTGTATGAGTAGGGTCCGACCATGTAATCAACactccctgtctatgctgtattctgataattcagaagTCAAAAGAAGATCctaacatttaaatgaattgtaaacacgggatatctcagtattcatctctctttgaaatgtactgtgtgtgacaggttgggtcacagagacccccttgtgactgccacctgatgtgctgagactgcctctgagcccgttttccctgccagcttgggacttcagtaccctgtcttgttgagccagacatgctagcttgctgcagacacagaccaaggtctgaaccacgtcccccaaaggCTGCAGACTTAagtgaaaacagcttaagaagtgctcctgtctctagcacccaggcAGTCAGTTCCCAGTGcgatccaaatcccaaataaatccgttttactctgtataaagcttatacgtggtaaactcataaattgttcgctctCTAtaacattgagagagagagatgcacagctgtttgctcagATAATgcacaggtattaatacttgctctgggttaattaataagcaaaaagagattttattaaatataaaaagtaggatttaagtggttccaagtaataacagacagaacaaagtgaattactaagcaaaataaaacaaaaacacgcaagtctaggCCTAATACAGGtgaactaaatgcaggtaaatctcatcctcagagatgttccaataagcttctttcacagactagattccttcctagtctgggtccagcaatcactcacacccccgtagttactgtcctttgttccagtttctttcaggcatctctttgaggtggagaggctatcttctgagccagctgaagacaaaatggaggggtttccagggccttttatattctttttcttgtgggcagaaacccctttgttctcctgtgtaaGATCatagcaacaagatggagtctgtagccacctgggcaagtcacatgtctatgaatgattcagccttttgcaggccgacgccattgtttacaagTTAGTTTGGATGTTCCCAGGAaaactcagatgtggattggtgtctcccaaagtccttgtcagttaagtgtttcttgattgggcacttactgagaatagtcctttttcaagaagctgaccaaattcttcattgaggctacttagaatcaaacaaatacatggccaatattcataacttcatattcaaaaatgatacacacatacagacagcataatcataaccagcaaactacaacctttccatagacaccccacttggcctcctctgtacaagaactggtgcaacaatgatctatacggtcacagtttatgtcaatagcGTCacactgtgaatggtggaggaacaagcaaatggccttatgttaatttgtatagctaagtaccggtgatggacctccttccaAGTCATCCTAATTagcttttgttccctgaggaactccaacttgtcaaaagacatgaaattgtataaaagatccttgcatcctgattctgtcatctcagatctgctcagggaaagtttgagtcacaagactgaggtcccagttatgctgatatgccctgaatatgatatttggacattggactataaatatgaactatttctgaaagaactctttgcaactataaagctcaccatctctgctatgaatctgcgcCTAAATGAATTGAattcatgtctgtatgtacattgatcttttaaccatactctcttttgttttttactaaattttagtttagttaataagaatagtccgtagcgtgtatttgggtaagatctgaaacattcattaacctgggaggtaatgtgtctgatcctttgggattggtagaaccttttcttttatatgatgaaataagatttacagaaattttcatcatatttgacgtgggtacctggatggaggcctgagactGGATCacttttaagggaactgtgttgtttggacttctgagtaaccagtaaggtaataaagaagctgttttatgctgtcttggtaaatctaagtattggaatatccaccagcttttgggggtttggctgccccattctttgcagttcaccctgagtgaccatagctggccCCCACTAGGACCCCAGTCATAGTATCATTACCATTCTTATTAACTTTCTTTTCTGGTATGTTTCTTTGGGAtcttaaaaagtttatttttggtatggttttcaaatatttcagttcaCCTGTTAGTCAGATGGATTAGTAACATATTGCTGTAAATTCAGTCATTTATTGCAAAGTTCAGTCTGAAAGTTCAAGACCATTATGAATATATTGACATACTGCAAAATGTTGACTTCATTTAATATGTTCATATTTCTTTAGTGTGCTGAGCTGTTTTCCCAGTCTTTAATGACCCAAAACTTTCAATACAATACTGattactttgtattttttttacaaaagtataaaaatcatgactgatCTTTTAAGTATGCATGCCACCATGTATTTCTTTTCGTACCTTTTAAAGAGCTCAATACTTGTACACATGATGAAATCTCTCACCACACTTGCACAACCACAGCGACTACTACTTCCTTAACCTACTTAAactgcagttctactctgaaaagttattgtataaaaatggcattgtttTGTGGCTCAGATCTACCCCATGTGTATTCATAGTCACGTCTTCTCACTTTTGTGACAAAAATTAGTTTTTTTAGTACTCTTTACCCCTGTTAGTACTGTAGACCCAGCACAGCTTTGGGAAAGGGAGTGCAAGTATAACTGAGGCCAGAATTTGCCCAGCAGAATCTTACATTTGGTAAAGAACACAGCTTGACTTTTAAGATCCCAGGGAGAGTCTGAAAGACTGGCAGTTAagagggaaaaaaactttttactTGTAAGGTGAGAATACTTAATATGAAAATCCTTGAGATAATATAAATATGGAACCACACTCTCCCATTTTTAGAGTTATTTCTCTGagtagtttacattttaaataaatgtaaagctAATACTAAAATAAACTAGACATTTCCAAATACATAGTTGCAtgataatacatttttaattatagtTTCTGTAATTTGAGGATAAACATCTTGTAAAACACATGGTATTTTTACTGAATTTATGGAGAATTTAGATTGTAAAAGAAGATTAACATTGTCCCTATTTGGCTGCTAGTTGAAGATAGAGGAAGGATTGCTTTGTGGTTAAAGCTATCAAAGTTCAAACTTGGttttgccacaggcttcctgtgttaccttggacaggtcacttaatctctttgtaaCTCAATTTTTCACGTATAACTAAAAGACAATAATGTTTGTAGTTATAAATCAGAGGGGGAACTTTCTACTGCCTCAGTACCTTCTTCTTGGTATCAAGCAGAGGAAAGCCTGAAGTCTGGCTTGCCAAAATTCTAATTAGcattttccttcccccttttcctttgTTATTGTGTATGTTCATAGGTAGGGATGTTGCGGGATACATTCTGTTTGTGAGGCACTACATTATTGTTTGTGAGGTGCTTCATTAGTATAGCAGGGGAGCACAGAGGTATCTAGacagatatttttcttttagatAACATCAGGTTTTAAACAGTTTCACTTTATAACAGCTTTATTTTATGAGTTAGCGTTCAAAGAATTGCAGTGCTGGAAAAACATTCTTTCAGAATATCCCTTCATCTTACGTTCTTCTTTGCATACATCTACAGTTTATTAgcagtgttaaatatataaaagagtGAATGGCTGAAATcctattccactgaagtcaggaagagttttgccactgacttctgtgggtcCGAAATGTCACCCAATATGTTCAACAACCACCAAGGGGCATGgaataaaaaatatattgtgaGCTATAGTTGTGGTGTAGAAGGATACATTTAAGTTAGTCAAACTCTGTGAAGTAAAAAGGCTTAGAAGATAATTTTGAAGTCCTTTGTTTttacataactttttaaaaaataacagcaaTTATAAATAATGTTGCTTTAGCATCTGTGTCTAATTTGGAAATCATTTATAAAGAGAAGTTAGTCGAAGTTATGATTTAAACACATGAGCTGGAATATGTATGTACCCAATTAATACTTTTTTTAGTCTATCAAGTAAATTATCTTTGTATTGAAACATGGATACATGTGTTTATTTGATAAAGGATTATGTCAACCATTAGACTCTAATTAGCTAATTTTTCCACTTATTCGTTTCCCCGTTTCcactaaaaaaagtaaaattaaaactaaaaatttAAATTGTGACACCAGTTAAAAGCCAAGAAAGTTCAGAGATTTGAAAAATAGTTTACTCGGATAAAGAAATCAGAACACACTCTGTTCTGCTAGACGTTTCAAACATGCCAATCTCCACAATATCTAGTTGCCATATATAATAAATTTAAGGGAAGCATCTTTTCTCCAAGTGTGTCTCATGTATTCAAACAGAACATACTCTCAGCTCATTTGTTTTATGCTGGCATTTTAAGGACTTAGAGTCAGCACTTGCATACTCCAAGGAGATACTGCTGTACTATAGTGCAAATGTTGCTACTGATGGAAGGCTTGAACAATCAGTTGCATCTTGCATCACATCCTAATGATTGCCATTTTGATTTTGTGTGGTAATGAATTCCACAGCAGAGGATCTTTCACTGAAAACACTCAGCAACTAAGTCCCAAGAGTTTTAGGGTTCTATTAGTAACAAAACCCTTGCTGATTGGAGGTAGAGAGAAAGATAGGTGGGCTCTAAGCTGTTCAGGGCAAAGATAAACAGACCCTGAGCCTCCTGTATTGGAGAGGGAGCCAGTATAGGGCCCAGACCACTAATGTGATATACTCTCAGGAATCTCTCTTAATCAGAAAATGGGCTGAATGTTGAATTAGTTGGAATTTCTTTGTAGCTTTAATGGTTAGCCCTAGGTAGAGTGTATTGGGCAGTCTAATCTAGAGGTAGCTAAAGCATCAATCACCTTTGTGATCACAAATCTCTACTTCTGGCCTTCCCTCTTTATCCGGGCTCTCCTCTTTTCCTGTATCAGATACTGCCTCATGGATGTCTCACCATTCCTTTATACTAAACCTGTCAAAAACCAAAAATTCTGATCTTTCCTCCTAaactctttctccttccccatttCCTTGCAGAGGCCTGGCAAGGCTACTGCAACCATTTGTTTAATGTAACCTCCATGGAGTGGGTCCATGGCCTGGAGCAGAAGAGTCCCTTCTTATCTTCACCATGTGAACATCCCCAGTGCCTGGAGAGGACTTCCCCTATAGTCTAATTTACAGAATTCTGTCATTTGTATTGGTCTAGCAGTCCCTAATGTAAATTAGTGATTAATATGAAGAACACAatattaaaaacacaataaaGCAAATAGCAGTTtacatctatatatatatacacttgaGGAAGTTAAGACTATTTTGAAAGCAGCTACTTCCTCCAGTGTTCTGAATGGTATTACTATAACAGGactttggacctgatcctggCTGAGTATTCACAAcatccactgatgtcaacaggagtGGTGGGTCCCATTACTCTCAAAAGCCCTATACTCCAGTTACTGATTTTGTTTGTATATGGTGATTTCCATCATAATAATGGATATTTGGAAGTACATCCTCAATGATTCTTAATAAATGTTAAACTGAAATGTATGACTAATGCTAGACCGCTTACCACTGAATCATAATATATAAATGCTTTCTTTCCCCAGTCTCTTTCCCACACTGATATGCTGATAAAGGAGGAACCTTtggtggaaaaagaaaaaatcttgTATTGTACAGATGAGGGAAGAATTTCTATGGCAACTCTACAAAGAGTGTTCCATCATGAAGGAAGTAAAAGTGGTGACAACCATAGATTCAGTGATCAGCAGAAGGCAGGCAGTAATAATAAGGTTGGTTGGTTAAGCTAAAGAAAGTTCTATCTGTTGCAATATAAGGACAACATTTAGATTAAACACATCATTGTAAATTACGTTAACAGCATGTTTTTAAAGTAATGTTTTAACCCCTCAGCAAGAATGTCTTATAGAAATACACAATGTAATATCTGTTTTATGAAGTGattctttttcagttttcctaATAAAtgaagcaagattttttttcttgaagcatttcagaaaaatatACAAGGAACTGGGCTCTGAGGATCTGAAACCCATTCCAGTTACCATTCTTTTGAAGCATCCTTTCATTCAGGACTTGATTAACAACTACCAGGGGTACAAACTTCCTGTAAGTATTTCTTTTCCGGGAGGGTCTACTTAGTAATTGTACAGAAATCTCGAATGTGTACTATTCtagaaatttaaatttaatgGTAAGAAATACTTCAAATTCACTAGTGTAAACTCTTTATGGGCATTGCAGATTGCTCAGTCCAGATTGCGTGTGGCCATTGCATGGGTGCATGGTGTGGGAGAAGGTGCAAGGAGCCTTACCTTTCCTCATGCACAAGGGACATACATGCACTCAGAGGAGAGATGATCACCCCCATGGGCACAAGTCACACAAAAGTGAGCAGGGAAGAGACTAGATCCTAGAGTTGGTCAGGTAGAGCTGGCAAGGCCAGGTAAGGGATGGTGCAACACGCACATTCCTCCTGTATGCTTGAGATCTAATGGAGGGACTATGCCTGCTAAGGTACAGTCTTTCTGAGGTCCTCCTTGGGTAGAGTGACTTCGTTCTGCCTCCTACATAGTTAGTGTCTTAATGTCATGTTCTGGCCATAAGTCATTAAGGATGAGATAATCTACCCACTTCTATTTCATATAGGACGCCATATGAATGAAACcttaaaaataacataaaaaaaataagtatttaaaaaataaaaacatgtatgTAAATACAAAAAACATTGCTACTGTAGTGTTAAGGTTTAAATACTGGG
It contains:
- the LOC102931846 gene encoding sperm flagellar protein 2, giving the protein MSNKIFIDILLDLITLNLGTNSLPDVWMRFTVSDLQNLATTLMVNSELIDWRRFLLTAAQPWSVPSVIQLLNTLHSFKAVDEAGSGFVTQEYYNQVGLWFKGSEDLKMPENSTEPLPFNRQEHLITFFFILFADARKDPSQLDYTKMLLYFASHPDAVEGVYRALSIATGTYIHRRKEVSPPHVSLSHTDMLIKEEPLVEKEKILYCTDEGRISMATLQRVFHHEGSKSGDNHRFSDQQKAGSNNKHFRKIYKELGSEDLKPIPVTILLKHPFIQDLINNYQGYKLPDIKVILQRDEQTQSTDGEIYKDVKI